In Solanum pennellii chromosome 3, SPENNV200, a single window of DNA contains:
- the LOC107014780 gene encoding uncharacterized protein At1g51745, with the protein MGSSETEGGMLECDTGSIVWVRRRNGSWWPGKILGTNELSATHLMSPRSGTPVKLLGREDASVDWYNLEKSKRVKAFRCGEFDDCIKRAEASQGMPPKKREKYARREDAILHALELERLLLDKKYGAGYSSTDKNNKSTGDFVGRESLTSSEYPENGNGRHIGPKCHQVSTRSVASLEDKSALNISSTEVPKDRNQLSGDVDNSGVLPRMRGLQDFGLSTAPAEHNHSLSLAFNGTDQPVLDSSARAVPDESNNAEVLVNVEKRSKLEKRKPSDDALVEDVLVKRRERRRPLAHVLHSSENLPVSLPQPESASISTSGTGKELPRVESLTKNIRFRYLAVEPSNSLCVDEVHQSQIEFPTLKTEDNNCSHPAVMCEQNGCGSTEFTETDSTESDSLESDTDDELATLSDGAVSIELEPKYLGRSEALPEHDSMSSEEVDDFTLADGTSHPRHQESVSSGFGVSKWKLKGKRNNRSLNKRPIDSFDGDLARRPSHMSTFKEKGGYARLQDDVVTNSSVQMAGYGSKALGRASRNMLSWGDLSWDDQPSIRGYWEEADEYFDPMNSYRHVGGRTMLVDVDLKVQSSYQREHVPMISLMSKLNGQAIIGHPIQVETLADGSTDSFLGDIDNYPETLDYDPSLQPTWRTARRTANVRVPRPHVSSAKDNPEGIKHVQGSDHHKNVRKATVQKASTTRKATSRPPLERTFSRKPGKKVSLSSNQKIRTLSSIASQQKQSSDSNSYQVDGALKQETLPTVVACIPVKLVFSRLNEELVGRRP; encoded by the exons ATGGGAAGCTCAGAAACAGAAGGAGGAATGTTGGAATGCGATACCGGAAGTATTGTTTGGGTCCGAAGGCGAAATGGGTCATGGTGGCCTGGGAAAATATTGGGGACTAATGAGCTTTCTGCCACTCATCTGATGTCTCCACGATCTGGAACTCCAGTCAAGCTTCTTGGCAGGGAAGATGCTAGTGT GGATTGGTATAACTTGGAGAAGTCAAAACGCGTCAAAGCATTTCGTTGTGGTGAATTTGATGATTGTATTAAACGGGCTGAAGCTTCCCAAGGTATGCCTccaaagaaaagagagaaatatgCACGTCGAGAAGATGCTATACTTCATGCTCTTGAACTTGAGAGGCTTTTGTTAGACAAAAAATATGGAGCAGGTTATTCGTCCACTGATAAGAACAATAAATCTACTGGTGATTTTGTTGGAAGAGAGTCTTTGACATCATCAGAATACCCGGAAAATGGGAATGGGAGACACATAGGACCTAAGTGCCATCAAGTTTCTACTAGATCTGTTGCCTCCCTTGAGGACAAGAGCGCATTAAATATTTCGTCCACTGAGGTTCCCAAAGATCGAAATCAACTTAGTGGGGATGTTGATAATTCTGGTGTACTTCCGAGAATGAGAGGTTTACAAGATTTTGGTCTTAGTACTGCTCCTGCTGAACATAATCATTCTCTATCACTTGCTTTTAATGGTACAGACCAACCTGTGCTTGATAGCAGTGCTCGTGCTGTTCCTGATGAGAGTAATAATGCAGAAGTCCTGGTTAATGTTGAGAAAAGAAGCAAGTTGGAGAAAAGGAAACCATCAGATGATGCGTTGGTAGAAGACGTCCTTGTCAAGAGGCGCGAAAGGCGCCGCCCTCTTGCTCATGTTCTGCACAGTTCTGAAAATTTGCCAGTTTCTCTCCCTCAGCCGGAGTCAGCTTCCATTTCTACCTCTGGTACAGGAAAGGAACTGCCTCGAGTTGAATCACTTACAAAGAATATAAGGTTTAGGTATCTGGCAGTTGAACCTAGCAACAGTTTATGTGTTGACGAGGTTCATCAATCCCAGATTGAATTTCCAACATTGAAGACTGAAGATAACAATTGTTCTCATCCTGCTGTCATGTGTGAACAGAATGGTTGTGGTTCAACAGAGTTCACTGAAACTGATTCAACCGAGTCAGATTCTCTGGAATCAGATACCGATGATGAGTTGGCTACACTCTCAG ATGGTGCTGTATCTATAGAATTAGAACCCAAATATCTTGGAAGATCTGAAGCACTACCTGAACATGATAGCATGAGCAGTGAGGAGGTTGATGATTTTACACTCGCAGATGGCACTTCTCATCCTCGTCATCAGGAATCTGTCTCTTCTGGTTTTGGTGTGTCTAAATGGAAACTAAAAGGGAAAAGGAATAACCGAAGTCTTAACAAGAGGCCTATTGATTCATTTGATGGAGATCTTGCAAGGAGACCCAGTCATATGTCCACTTTTAAAGAAAAGGGAGGTTATGCTCGTCTCCAGGATGATGTGGTTACAAACTCCAGTGTCCAAATGGCTGGATATGGATCTAAAGCTCTGGGTAGGGCTAGCCGAAATATGTTGAGTTGGGGGGATTTGTCTTGGGATGATCAACCTTCAATTAGAGGATACTGGGAGGAGGCTGACGAATATTTTGATCCTATGAATAGCTACCGTCATGTTGGTGGCAGGACCATGCTGGTAGATGTAGATCTGAAAGTCCAGTCAAGTTATCAGAGAGAACATGTGCCTATGATTTCATTGATGAGTAAGCTAAATGGGCAAGCAATAATAGGGCATCCTATCCAAGTTGAAACCCTTGCAGATGGTTCTACTGACAGCTTCCTTGGGGATATTGATAATTATCCAGAGACATTGGATTATGATCCATCACTCCAACCTACATGGAGAACTGCTCGCCGGACTGCCAATGTTCGTGTTCCAAGGCCACATGTATCATCAGCAAAAGATAATCCTGAAGGAATCAAGCATGTCCAGGGTTCTGATCATCACAAAAATGTTCGAAAAGCTACTGTACAGAAGGCAAGCACGACGAGGAAGGCCACTTCCCGGCCTCCCTTAGAAAGAACATTTTCAAGGAAGCCAGGGAAAAAGGTTAGTTTATCTTCTAACCAAAAGATAAGGACGCTTTCTTCGATTGCCTCACAGCAGAAACAAAGTAGTGATTCCAACAGTTATCAAGTGGATGGAGCACTCAAACAAGAGACACTACCAACTGTTGTAGCTTGTATTCCGGTAAAGTTAGTCTTCAGTAGGTTGAATGAGGAGTTAGTGGGCCGTCGTCCATAA
- the LOC107015461 gene encoding uncharacterized protein LOC107015461: MERKSIIICGVVGFLGLLSAVTGFAAEATRIKGSQIQVPTPTECVYPRSPALGLGLTASVALMVAQIIINVASGCVCCQKGQHQSASNWTLALICFVVSWFTFVIAFLLLLTGAALNDQHGDENLYFGNYYCYVVKPGVFAGAAILSLASVALGITYYLSLTSAKNINDPWRPPAPSQGGIAMGHPQFPSQTSQEPVFVHEDTYMRRIST; encoded by the exons ATGGAGAGAAAATCGATAATAATTTGTGGGGTTGTGGGATTTCTAGGGTTATTATCTGCTGTTACTGGTTTTGCTGCTGAGGCCACAAGGATTAAg GGTTCTCAGATCCAGGTTCCGACTCCTACAGAATGTGTATATCCGAGGAGTCCTGCACTGGGTCTTGGATTGACTGCTTCTGTGGCTCTTATGGTTGCTCAAATAATTATCAATGTAGCAAGTGGATGTGTCTGCTGTCAGAAAGGCCAACATCAATCAGCATCTAATTGGACGCTAGCACTAATATGTTTTGTTGTATCCTG GTTTACATTTGTTATAGCATTTCTATTGTTGCTAACAGGCGCAGCACTGAATGATCAGCATGGTGACGAGAACCTGTATTTCGGCAACTACTATTGCTATGTTGTAAAGCCTGGAGTATTTGCTGGAGCTGCTATCTTGTCCCTTGCCAGTGTTGCTCTTGGAATCACCTATTATCTTTCCTTGACATCTGCAAAGAACATCAACGATCCATGGCGTCCACCAGCTCCAAGTCAAGGTGGTATTGCAATGGGACACCCACAATTTCCTTCGCAGACCAGTCAGGAGCCAGTTTTTGTGCATGAAGATACTTATATGAGACGCATATCTACCTGA
- the LOC107014781 gene encoding cell division cycle 20.2, cofactor of APC complex-like produces MDAGSHSASSNKKQSRCPLQEQLLQRKNSRDNLDRFIPNRSAMDFDYAHYMLTEGRKGKENPAVSSPSREAYRKQLAETFNMNRSRILAFKNKPPTPVEAIPNEIASVQHNKTAKPRRYIPQTSERTLDAPDIMDDYYLNLLDWGSSNVLSIALGGTVYLWDASDGATSELVTVDEENGPVTSVKWAPDGRHIAVGLNNSEVQLWDSTANRLLRTLKGGHRSRVGALDWNNHILTTGGMDGQIINNDVRIRNPIVDTYQGHHQEVCGLKWSASGQQLASGGNDNLLHIWDRSTASSNSTTQWLHRLEDHTAAVKALAWCPFQGNLLASGGGGSDRCIKFWNTHTGACLNSIDTGSQVCSLLWNKNERELLSSHGFTQNQLTLWKYPSMVKVAELTGHTSRVLFMAQSPDGCTVASAAGDETLRFWNVFGTPEAAKPAPKANPEPFAHLNRGIR; encoded by the exons aTGGATGCAGGATCACACTCTGCCTCATCAAATAAGAAACAGTCTCGTTGCCCTCTTCAGGAACAACTTCTTCAACGAAAAAATTCTCGTGATAAT TTGGATAGGTTTATTCCAAATCGATCAGCGATGGATTTCGACTATGCACATTACATGCTGACAGAGGGACGGAAAGGTAAGGAAAACCCAGCTGTTAGCTCTCCCTCCAGAGAGGCATACAGGAAGCAGCTTGCAGAAACTTTCAACATGAACAGGTCTCGCATTCTGGCATTCAAGAACAAACCACCAACTCCTGTTGAGGCCATTCCTAATGAGATTGCCTCTGTTCAACATAACAAAACGGCAAAGCCCCGTCGATACATTCCTCAG ACCTCTGAGAGGACATTAGATGCACCAGATATCATGGATGATTACTATTTGAATTTGTTAGACTGGGGCAGCAGCAATGTTCTTTCTATTGCTCTTGGCGGCACTGTGTATCTGTGGGATGCATCTGATGGTGCTACTTCAGAGCTAGTCACTGTTGATGAAGAAAATGGCCCAGTTACAAGTGTTAAATGGGCTCCTGATGGTCGACATATTGCTGTTGGTCTTAACAATTCTGAAGTTCAGCTTTGGGATTCTACAGCAAATAGACTG TTGAGAACTTTGAAAGGCGGTCACCGATCCCGAGTTGGTGCTCTAGATTGGAACAATCACATTTTGACAACTGGGGGAATGGATGGTCAAATCATAAACAATGATGTGAGAATAAGAAATCCCATTGTTGACACTTACCAAGGACATCATCAAGAAGTCTGTGGTCTAAAATGGTCAGCCTCTGGCCAGCAATTAGCTAGTGGTGGAAATGACAACCTCCTCCACATATGGGACAGATCAACGGCTTCTTCCAACTCTACAACACAGTGGCTTCACCGGCTGGAAGATCACACAGCTGCTGTTAAAGCCCTTGCTTGGTGTCCTTTCCAGGGTAACTTATTGGCCTCTGGTGGTGGTGGAAGTGACAGGTGCATAAAATTCTGGAATACCCACACTGGTGCTTGCTTGAACTCAATCGATACAGGATCTCAGGTTTGTTCCCTGCTGTGGAACAAGAACGAACGTGAGCTGCTAAGTTCTCATGGTTTCACTCAGAATCAGCTCACCCTTTGGAAATACCCTTCTATGGTTAAGGTAGCTGAGCTAACTGGCCACACATCTAGAGTACTTTTCATGGCTCAG AGTCCAGATGGTTGCACAGTTGCATCGGCAGCTGGAGATGAAACTCTCAGATTCTGGAATGTATTTGGGACTCCAGAAGCAGCAAAACCTGCACCAAAGGCAAATCCTGAACCATTCGCTCACCTGAACCGTGGTATCCGCTGA
- the LOC107015407 gene encoding serine/threonine-protein kinase TIO, whose translation MGVENYHVIELVGEGSFGKVYKGRRKYTGQTVAMKFIPKHGKSEKDIHNLRQEIEILRKLKHENIIEMLDSFESPQEFCVVTEFAQGELFEILEDDKSLPEEQVQAIAKQLVRALHYLHSNRIIHRDMKPQNILIGAGSIVKLCDFGFARAMSTNTVVLRSIKGTPLYMAPELVREQPYNHTADLWSLGVILYELFVGQPPFYTNSVYALVRHIIKDPVKYPDNMSSTFKSFLKGLLNKVPQNRLTWPALLDHPFVQETLEDMEAREIRAAAATTKGSDATWRGKGDIQSTQLNVATPESKNHIQPISGNGNTGNLQTEVHLKSPDVTVNASPEDFPGFSQPDEIVQSGCQVLDRLESNSRTVKGAKVIGQDNDALSAILVPLRNLCDESKVPSRDDDYVILNQSLRILSNLVAAGAINSSGTLDQIICVLLGLTSTVLKVRSSNAAELLMKSFAVTKKMLDNCGGAIGSSCLGHWRTLLELYSQVINNLDDASGRVLSESTGCIAAILFRVAQALKVSSSPPTLIATLKELLDHASSSGIADLLILCLATSGSGSSNLLRASGEACRALWLLVDAFELLSLRENRYHFPISSLRSPSLHRLDIKDHERGPLLGGDSTKVIDAMTKAFLRSKAVQLAVYYCLHQRLEASICGGVQLVLRCCLHSGIVATILCGLPSSLPVTTVVSGGGDGTIVSELFSVLSSAKKSRGGEANTLVLHLSLLLATIAQCLKSSGRNSALFILTTSSRKQLTRLSDLAHYFSADVQSLCQPHSASAMLALASILSLETGCTVETTILDIAVPMIPRTAKLCEYLRNPVNEQDGSMFSGMLSHWHGLRDGSIGLLDIRLKKEGPLAVQHSCASGIPQLLIDLLSGNITEASSEESNLSKDYIGLSPIGVPWSISLLCQCLTGGVSTFRHILLKTEHVKVISDLILDMHLKLVKSWTGPGSGVDGVRDTINTVIDLLAFPFVAVQNGLGLPSATASVNSGFLLNVGSPGGRVCPEDKDMVKAIESHLGKYTQILLEVGVPGIILRCLEHMESRDKARPVAFLAKMTAHRPLAVQLLGKGLLDPRRMKSLLDGSCPGEVILDVLMIVSDLARMDKAFYEYVDGAAILEFLKGFLTDKDPNVRAKTCSAIGNMCRHSSFFYASLAKRGIISLLIDRCADSDKRTRKFACFAIGNAAYHNELLYDELRRSIPQLSYLLLSAEEDKTKANAAGALSNLVRNSNKLCEDIVSKGAMQALLKLVTDCSVVALSPSRKDTINESPLKIALFSLAKMCAHPPCRQFLRTSELFPVIRQLQQSPESTIANYASVIVKKVAEVN comes from the exons ATGGGTGTGGAGAACTACCATGTGATAGAGCTTGTAGGCGAGGGCTCTTTTGGGAAGGTGTACAAAGGGAGGCGAAAGTATACTGGCCAG ACGGTTGCAATGAAATTTATACCGAAACATGGGAAAAGCGAGAAGGACATTCACAACTTAAGACAGGAAATTGAG ATCCTCAGAAAGTTGAAACATGAAAATATTATAGAGATGCTTGATTCTTTTGAAAGCCCACAGGAGTTTTGTGTCGTTACGGAATTTGCTCAA GGTGAGCTGTTTGAAATTCTTGAAGATGACAAAAGCCTCCCTGAGGAACAAGTGCAAGCAATTGCAAAGCAATTG gTAAGAGCACTGCATTATTTACACTCGAATCGTATAATACACCGTGACATGAAACCGCAAAATATTCTCATTGGTGCTGGATCTATTGTCAAG CTTTGTGACTTTGGTTTTGCACGAGCCATGTCCACAAACACAGTAGTTCTGAGATCCATAAAAG GTACACCATTGTATATGGCTCCAGAATTGGTACGAGAACAACCATACAACCACACTGCTGATTTGTGGTCCCTTGGTGTTATCTT ATATGAGCTGTTTGTTGGTCAGCCTCCATTTTACACTAATTCAGTTTATGCTCTTGTTCGTCACATCATCAAG GACCCAGTTAAGTATCCAGACAATATGAGCTCAACCTTCAAGAGTTTTCTGAAGGGCCTGCTTAACAAG GTACCGCAAAATAGACTGACTTGGCCTGCACTTCTTGATCATCCATTTGTTCAAGAAACATTGGAGGATATGGAAGCTAGG GAGATTCGTGCTGCAGCAGCTACTACAAAGGGATCTGATGCAACTTGGAGGGGGAAAGGAGATATTCAATCAACTCAGCTGAATGTTGCAACCCCCGAAA GTAAAAATCATATTCAACCTATTAGTGGAAATGGAAACACAGGGAACCTACAGACTGAGGTTCATTTGAAGAGTCCGGACGTCACAGTCAATGCTTCACCAGAGGATTTCCCTGGTTTCTCACAGCCTGATGAAATTGTACAGTCAG GCTGTCAGGTTTTAGACCGACTGGAAAGCAACTCCCGAACAGTTAAGGGTGCAAAAGTTATTGGTCAAGATAATGATGCATTATCAGCTATTTTAGTTCCACTAAGAAACTTGTGTGATGAATCAAAAGTTCCTAGCAG GGATGATGATTATGTCATATTAAACCAATCACTTAGAATCCTTTCAAACTTAGTTGCAGCTGGTGCAATCAACTCAAGTGGGACTCTTGATCAAATTATCTGTGTACTTCTTGGTTTGACTTCTACTGTACTTAAAGTCAGGTCTTCTAATGCAGCTGAATTGCTGATGAAG AGTTTTGCAGTCACCAAAAAAATGTTAGATAACTGTGGAGGTGCTATTGGTAGCTCATGTTTAGGGCATTGGAGAACTCTTCTTGAGTTGTACTCACAG GTCATTAATAACCTGGATGATGCTTCTGGTCGAGTTTTGTCTGAGTCAACTGGTTGCATTGCAGCTATATTGTTTCGAGTGGCTCAGGCTCTTAAAGTATCATCTTCTCCACCGACCCTAATAGCAACTCTGAAAGAGCTTCTAGACCACGCTAGCAGTTCTGGCATAGCAGACCTTTTGATTTTGTGCTTAGCTACATCAGGGTCAGGTTCCTCAAATTTACTGCGAGCTTCTGGTGAAGCTTGCAGGGCTCTTTGGTTACTGGTGGATGCATTTGAACTTCTTTCTCTAAGAGAAAATAGATACCATTTCCCAATTAGCTCTTTGCGAAGTCCTTCTTTACATCGACTTGACATCAAGGACCATGAGCGAGGTCCATTACTTGGAGGAGATTCAACAAAAGTTATTGATGCCATGACAAAAGCATTTCTAAGATCCAAAGCTGTACAACTTGCTGTTTATTATTGTCTGCATCAACGTCTTGAGGCTTCTATCTGTGGTGGAGTACAG CTTGTTCTGAGGTGTTGCTTGCATAGTGGAATCGTTGCCACTATCCTGTGTGGTCTGCCTAGTTCTCTTCCTGTTACTACAGTCGTGAGTGGAGGAGGAGACGGCACTATTGTTTCAGAGCTTTTCTCTGTACTATCATCAGCTAAGAAATCACGTGGAGGAGAAGCAAATACCTTGGTTCTGCACTTAAGCCTTCTTCTTGCCACCATCGCCCAATGTCTAAAGTCATCAGGAAGGAATTCTGCCTTGTTCATTTTAACTACATCTTCAAGAAAGCAGCTCACTCGGCTCTCTGATCTTGCACATTATTTCTCTGCTGATGTGCAGTCATTATGCCAACCTCATTCTGCATCTGCAATGCTAGCTCTAGCATCCATTCTGTCTCTTGAAACTGGCTGCACAGTTGAAACTACCATTCTTGACATAGCTGTGCCAATGATCCCTAGGACTGCCAAGCTATGTGAATACCTTAGGAATCCTGTTAATGAACAAGATGGAAGTATGTTTAGTGGAATGCTTTCACATTGGCATGGTCTTAGAGATGGATCTATTGGGTTATTGGACATACGACTGAAGAAGGAAGGACCATTGGCTGTGCAACACTCCTGTGCAAGTGGTATTCCGCAGCTTCTTATTGATTTGTTATCAGGCAACATTACAGAGGCCTCTTCTGAAGAATCCAATTTATCGAAAGATTATATTGGGCTATCACCAATTGGAGTTCCATGGAGCATTTCATTGCTTTGTCAATGTCTTACTGGGGGGGTGTCCACTTTTCGTCATATATTGCTCAAGACGGAGCATGTCAAGGTCATATCAGATTTGATATTGGACATGCATCTTAAGCTAGTCAAATCTTGGACTGGACCTGGTAGCGGGGTGGATGGGGTTAGGGATACAATAAATACAGTTATAGATCTTTTGGCATTTCCTTTTGTAGCTGTACAGAATGGTCTAGGTTTGCCATCTGCTACTGCTTCAGTGAATAGTGGATTTCTCCTTAATGTTGGTTCACCTGGTGGAAGAGTTTGTCCTGAAGACAAGGACATGGTGAAAGCAATTGAATCACATCTGGGGAAGTATACTCAAATCCTATTGGAG GTGGGAGTTCCAGGCATTATTCTTCGGTGTTTGGAACACATGGAATCCAGAGATAAGGCGAGACCTGTTGCATTTCTTGCCAAAATGACAGCACACCGACCTCTTGCTGTTCAACTTTTGGGTAAAGGATTGTTGGATCCTAGAAGAATGAAGTCTCTACTTGATGGTTCATGCCCTGGAGAAGTTATTCTGGATGTTCTTATGATTGTTTCAGATTTAGCTCGCATGGATAAG GCCTTCTATGAATACGTTGATGGAGCAGCTATCTTGGAGTTTCTGAAGGGCTTCCTAACTGATAAAGATCCTAACGTGCGTGCCAAAACATGCAGTGCTATAGGAAATATGTGTCGTCACAGCTCTTTTTTCTATGCATCGCTG GCAAAACGTGGTATCATTAGTCTTCTCATTGACCGATGTGCTGATTCTGACAAAAGAACGCGGAAGTTTGCTTGCTTTGCT ATCGGCAATGCTGCCTATCATAATGAGCTGCTGTATGATGAGCTCAGGAGATCCATTCCTCAGCTCTCATATCTGCTGCTTTCAGCAGAGGAAGACAAAACTAAGGCCAATGCTGCCGGGGCACTGAGTAACCTTGTCCGCAACTCCAACAAGCTTTGCGAAGATATTGTCTCTAAAGGAGCCATGCAG GCGTTACTGAAGCTGGTGACAGATTGTTCCGTGGTAGCTCTTAGCCCCAGTAGAAAAGATACAATAAACGAGTCTCCTTTAAAGATAGCATTATTTTCCCTGGCGAAGATGTGTGCTCATCCACCTTGCAGACAGTTCCTCCGCACATCCGAGCTATTTCCAGTGATTAGGCAGCTTCAGCAGTCACCAGAATCAACAATAGCTAATTATGCCTCTGTCATCGTCAAGAAAGTTGCAGaagtaaattaa
- the LOC107014897 gene encoding protein MET1, chloroplastic, producing the protein MASAVVAGAAASSCSVSYSRNLSITKSNSSIPSLKSSTTPSQKTSFQGLSLQEAKRGVSNTFLGAESKRNATSNGGSRGLEITARKAAAAKNIEVEVDKPLGLTLGPKQGGGVLITGIDNGGNAARAGLKVGDQVVYTSSFFGDELWPADKLGFTKTAIQAKPDSVYFVISRGADVDVKRLPKRPAPPQFGRKLTDAQKARATHICLDCGYIYTLPKSFDEQPEDYACPQCIAPKKRFARYDVNTGRAIGGGLPPIGVIIGLIAGIGGVGALLVYGLQ; encoded by the exons atggcaTCTGCTGTTGTTGCTGGTGCTGCTGCTTCTTCTTGCTCTGTTTCTTACTCAAGAAACCTTAGCATTACAAAATCTAATTCCTCAATCCCATCTCTCAAGTCATCCACCACTCCATCTCAg AAAACTAGTTTTCAAGGGCTATCATTACAAGAGGCAAAAAGGGGTGTTTCGAATACATTCTTAGGCGCGGAGAGTAAGAGGAATGCTACTAGCAATGGTGGAAGTAGAGGCCTAGAGATTACTGCAAGAAAAGCTGCAGCTGCAAAGAATATCGAAGTTGAAGTTGATAAGCCATTGGGACTCACTTTAGGTCCAAAGCAAGGTGGTGGAGTTCTCATTACG GGTATAGATAATGGCGGTAATGCTGCAAGGGCAGGGCTTAAGGTTGGTGACCAGGTAGTCTACACAAGTAGCTTCTTCGGTGACGAGCTGTGGCCAGCTGATAAGCTTGGATTTACGAAAACTGCCATACAGGCGAAGCCTGACTCTGTCTACTTCGTCATTAGCAG AGGTGCTGATGTAGATGTTAAAAGATTGCCCAAACGTCCCGCTCCTCCTCAATTTGGAAGGAAATTAACTGATGCTCAAAAG GCCAGAGCAACACACATTTGCCTCGACTGTGGTTACATATACACCTTGCCTAAGTCTTTCGATGAACAG CCGGAGGACTATGCATGTCCACAATGCATAGCACCAAAGAAGAGGTTTGCAAGATATGATGTTAACACTGGTAGAGCAATTGGAGGAGGATTGCCACCAATTGGTGTTATTATTGGTCTCATTGCTGGTATTGGTGGTGTTGGAGCATTACTAGTTTATGGTCTTCAGTAA